From one Nonomuraea polychroma genomic stretch:
- a CDS encoding TetR/AcrR family transcriptional regulator: protein MTRAEQKEHTRRTLLAASRRLFAAKGYGAVGLAEIVRESGVTKGALYHHFAGKAELFRAVLEEVQQEVAARVVAAAEAAADPWDQLKNGCAAFVAAGADPEVQRIMLVDGPAVLGWTEWRAIDEATSAKHLTEALTTLIENGTLPAQPVAPLTRLLSGAMNEAALWLAQSTGPDDLADTQTALSRLLDSLRAHH from the coding sequence TTGACCAGGGCCGAGCAGAAGGAACACACCAGGCGAACGCTGCTCGCCGCGAGCAGACGGCTGTTCGCGGCCAAGGGCTACGGCGCCGTCGGGCTGGCGGAGATCGTGCGCGAGTCCGGGGTGACCAAGGGAGCCCTCTACCACCATTTCGCGGGCAAGGCCGAGCTCTTCCGCGCCGTGCTGGAAGAGGTGCAGCAGGAGGTGGCGGCCCGGGTGGTCGCGGCGGCGGAGGCCGCGGCCGATCCGTGGGATCAGCTCAAGAACGGCTGCGCGGCCTTCGTGGCGGCCGGCGCCGACCCGGAGGTCCAGCGCATCATGCTGGTCGACGGCCCCGCGGTGCTGGGCTGGACCGAATGGCGCGCCATTGACGAGGCGACCTCCGCCAAACACCTGACCGAGGCGCTGACCACCCTCATCGAGAACGGAACGCTCCCGGCGCAGCCGGTCGCACCGCTGACCCGCCTGCTTTCGGGCGCGATGAACGAGGCCGCCTTGTGGCTGGCCCAGTCCACCGGCCCCGACGACCTCGCGGACACACAGACGGCGCTGTCC
- a CDS encoding VOC family protein — translation MELSSFYPVVCTADVAASKDFYVRLFGFEVTFEAEWYVSLRRGPYELALLDHRHPTIPLAYRRPVAGLLLNFEVADVDAEWERLVVREGLEPELALRDEEFGQRHFIVSDPSGVLVDVITPIAPSAEFAGQYVSGGQEHPSIRP, via the coding sequence GTGGAGCTGAGCAGCTTCTATCCGGTGGTGTGCACGGCCGACGTCGCCGCGTCGAAGGACTTCTACGTGCGGCTGTTCGGGTTCGAGGTGACGTTCGAGGCCGAGTGGTACGTGAGCCTGCGCCGTGGGCCGTACGAGCTGGCCCTGCTCGATCACCGGCATCCGACGATCCCTCTGGCCTACCGGAGGCCGGTCGCGGGGCTCTTGCTCAATTTCGAGGTGGCCGACGTCGACGCCGAGTGGGAACGGCTCGTCGTCCGTGAAGGGCTGGAGCCCGAGCTGGCGTTGCGCGACGAGGAGTTCGGCCAGCGCCACTTCATCGTGTCGGATCCCAGCGGCGTGCTCGTCGACGTCATCACGCCGATCGCGCCGTCGGCCGAGTTCGCCGGGCAGTACGTGTCCGGCGGGCAGGAACACCCGAGCATCCGGCCCTAG
- the rpsO gene encoding 30S ribosomal protein S15, producing MSLDTAAKKSIIGEYATTEGDTGSPEVQIALLSKRISELTEHLKTHKHDHHSRRGLLLLVGRRRRLLKYLQKVDIQRYRSLIERLGLRR from the coding sequence GTGTCCCTCGACACCGCTGCCAAGAAGTCCATCATCGGCGAATACGCGACGACCGAGGGTGACACCGGGTCGCCCGAGGTGCAGATCGCACTGCTGAGCAAGCGCATCAGCGAGCTCACCGAGCACCTGAAGACGCACAAGCACGACCACCACAGCCGTCGTGGCCTGCTTCTGCTCGTCGGTCGCCGGCGCCGCCTGCTGAAGTACCTGCAGAAGGTCGACATCCAGCGCTACCGTTCGCTCATCGAGCGGCTCGGCCTGCGCCGATAA